A region of Etheostoma cragini isolate CJK2018 chromosome 2, CSU_Ecrag_1.0, whole genome shotgun sequence DNA encodes the following proteins:
- the caly gene encoding calcyon neuron-specific vesicular protein isoform X2, with protein sequence MVKLGSNLSDKLEKQPSADDGFDNIPLITPLEVNQLQQPFADKVIVKTSTQYQLPQKKKNKLYVPNIKKLNINFYSDVSEKAKITGLILITLAFLTSLLLLLMYKAMWYDQLTCPEGFILQKHCTPAALEMYYTEQQQQGVPGIHDGANTGLYAALSHLNHVKRTGSELPSPWLPVISALKEAEVAKQGSEPLPGGLEGEE encoded by the exons ATGGTGAAGCTAGGCAGCAATCTGTCTGATAAACTGGAAAAGCAGCCGTCTGCGGATGACGGCTTTGATAACATCCCCCTCATCACACCCCTGGAGGTCAACCAGCTCCAGCAGCCGTTTGCGGACAAG GTCATTGTAAAGACATCAACACAATATCAGCTGccgcagaagaagaagaacaagctGTATGTGCCCAATATCAAGAAGCTGAATATCAACTTCTACAGTGATGTTTCAGAGAAAGCCAAG ATCACAGGTCTGATCCTCATTACACTGGCCTTCCTGACCAGCCTGCTCCTCCTGTTGATGTACAAAGCCATGTGGTATGACCAACTTACCTGCCCAGAGGGTTTTATCCTTCAG AAGCACTGCACCCCGGCAGCCCTGGAGATGTACTacactgagcagcagcagcagggggtTCCAGGCATCCACGACGGGGCCAACACCGGACTGTACGCCGCCCTCAGCCACCTTAACCATGTCAAGAGGACTGGGTCGGAGCTGCCATCGCCATGGTTACCAGTCATCAGTGCTCTGAAGGAGGCAGAGGTGGCCAAACAGGGCAGCGAGCCTCTGCCAGGAGGACTGGAGGGAGAGGAGTGA
- the caly gene encoding calcyon neuron-specific vesicular protein isoform X1, translated as MVKLGSNLSDKLEKQPSADDGFDNIPLITPLEVNQLQQPFADKVIVKTSTQYQLPQKKKNKLYVPNIKKLNINFYSDVSEKAKITGLILITLAFLTSLLLLLMYKAMWYDQLTCPEGFILQQKHCTPAALEMYYTEQQQQGVPGIHDGANTGLYAALSHLNHVKRTGSELPSPWLPVISALKEAEVAKQGSEPLPGGLEGEE; from the exons ATGGTGAAGCTAGGCAGCAATCTGTCTGATAAACTGGAAAAGCAGCCGTCTGCGGATGACGGCTTTGATAACATCCCCCTCATCACACCCCTGGAGGTCAACCAGCTCCAGCAGCCGTTTGCGGACAAG GTCATTGTAAAGACATCAACACAATATCAGCTGccgcagaagaagaagaacaagctGTATGTGCCCAATATCAAGAAGCTGAATATCAACTTCTACAGTGATGTTTCAGAGAAAGCCAAG ATCACAGGTCTGATCCTCATTACACTGGCCTTCCTGACCAGCCTGCTCCTCCTGTTGATGTACAAAGCCATGTGGTATGACCAACTTACCTGCCCAGAGGGTTTTATCCTTCAG CAGAAGCACTGCACCCCGGCAGCCCTGGAGATGTACTacactgagcagcagcagcagggggtTCCAGGCATCCACGACGGGGCCAACACCGGACTGTACGCCGCCCTCAGCCACCTTAACCATGTCAAGAGGACTGGGTCGGAGCTGCCATCGCCATGGTTACCAGTCATCAGTGCTCTGAAGGAGGCAGAGGTGGCCAAACAGGGCAGCGAGCCTCTGCCAGGAGGACTGGAGGGAGAGGAGTGA